Part of the Triticum aestivum cultivar Chinese Spring chromosome 4D, IWGSC CS RefSeq v2.1, whole genome shotgun sequence genome is shown below.
agagagCTAGGGAAACCTAACTATCCGACCCGCTTTCCAGCAGCCACCTTTGGTGATCAGTACCTTGGGACCCCGCATGTCTCGCCTGGTTCGCCAGCACCGTCCGTTTGTTCTTCATGGCTAGCTGGGAGGATCGGGTATGCGATCAAGCAGCTACACCGGTCTTGACAGCACCGTTGGCAACGACAGGCTTCTTCTCGGTCGCCGCAGGCTTCTTCTCGGCCGCTGCTGTTTGGGCCACCTTCGCCGCGTAGGTAACGGCTGGAGGAGCAGCGGTGGCAGCGGCTTTCTCTGCCGGAACCTTCGCATCCCCGTTAACACCATTCGCTACAGGCGACTTTGGCTTCCCATTGACAGCATCCTGCTGTTTCTCTCCACTGACACCGTTCGGTACAGATACCTTTGGCTTCCCGTTGGCGACTTCCTGTTGTTTCTCTCCAGCAACAGGGTTCGGAGCCCTGCTGTCCCACACCTACATACATGGTTAGACAATCAATTCAGAGTTGCTACAACAAGAACAGAACAGTAGAGGGCAGTAATGAGAAATGACGATTCGCTAGAGCCATATGTACCTGCTTTTGGATCTGCTGTTGTTTTATTCTCTTCTCCTGCATCAACTTTTGGCGGTTCTCATAGAAGGCAAAGTCTTCCAGGATAGAGGTCTTGCTGACATGCTCTTTGAATATCTTGAGCATCTGGATACCTTGCTCAAGGTTGATCTGAATTGTCGACAAAAAGGAGTAAACAGAGCAATTAAGGTACAGCCTAACTGGGAAGTCAGAGAACCAAACAAAAACAAACATTCATCAACACTTACATCCTGTGTGTCACGGCTGTTTGTGACCGGCTTGCCCTCGTTGTTCTCAAGGACGATGTGCTTGAGAATGTTGTTGGGAACATCCTTGACGATGTGCCACTTGACAGAGAATGAACCATTCCACTTGTCTTGTTGCCAGTACTCTAGAGTTTTTTCAAAATCAACAGGACCAGTCATTTCAGCAACACCAACAAACTGTCCACTTGTATTAACCTGAAAGTTTGTAAGAAAGGAGATCCAATTAACCCAAGGAAATCAAACTCAACATTCCTAAAGCAGGAGCAAGTGTGGAGATCGTCCTTACCGAGAAAAACAAGAATATAGGGCAGCTAGAGCCCTTTGCCTGAGCTTCTTGATAGGCAGCATCAAGCTTCTTGTTTCCATTGGTGGTACTTGCCCACACATTGTATTTTATACTCTTATGGATATCATCCTCGCTGTATGATTTGATGACAAAAAACTTTGCATCATCATACTGGACAGGGAAATCCTCTAGGTTGAACTGTGCCTTATCAGGTACGTCACTAGCATTCTTGTTTTCACTTGAAGGGAGGGTCTGCCCTTTCACAGCGATAGTAACAGTATGGCCAAATGCTTTCTGGTTCTTGAAACGACCAGACCTAGGACCTCTGTTGAGCTCAATTGTTCCATCCTGACTCTCATTGCCAAAACCATAATATCCGTTGCCACGGCCTCTGGGCCTGTTGTATCTGCTATCCATAGAAACACCCCACCGACCATATAACCTGGAATCATAGCCATTGCTTCCGTAGCCACTGCCGCCATAGCCGCTGCTTCCATAGCCAGTGCTTCCGTAGCCAGTGCTTCCGTAGCCAGTGTTTCCATACATAAGACCAGTTTTGACCGAATTTCCGTACTGGTTGTAAGACTGGGTGCTCGAGTACATCCTGTTTGGGTATGTAGGAGTAGCTGACCCTGTTGTAGTCGTTGGTCTCCTGTTGCCCTGCATACATAACAATATACAGAGAACATATACTTCAGTATGCAAATTATATACAGCATAATCAAGGTAAAACTTCATAAACAGGTCAAAACAATCAAATGTGCCTTCTATGCAAGAACCCCCACTATGTTTCAGAAGAAGAAAATTAATATCAAAGTTTATTGAGATCGCATCCTAACAAATACTGTAGCTTATAACTTCATTGCAAGGAAAATTATATACATCCCCATGCTACTGTTACTATGAAGCAGTGTAGTGCCTTAGCGTGTCAGGAAACATGCATGAGCAGAAAACAGTGACAACTAAATGCCTTTGATCCACAATTAATAGAAATATTAACACGATTTCTCTGTACTCACCGTCTGCTGCGGTGTGGGGCTCTTGGTCTGATACCTTGCAGAAGAGCCATTGCTATTATACGCTGAAGACGGCGTGTAATTAGCTGTAGTTGGTCTTTGCTGTGCATTGGTATAGGCAGAACCATCATACCAAGCATAGTGTGCCCCTGTGGTGTCATACCCATAGGTTGAGTCCACGTAACCAGTAGAAGGGACTCCACCTATCAAGGGTGCCCTATAGGTTCCATCAGGGGTCAGTGATGAATTCTGGTAGCTTGACCCAAGGGGAGCAGTTCCGCTGTTACTCTGAGCAGTACCATTAGGAACAACATTTGTGGTTGTTTTGGCAGCATCTGCCTTAGCTGCTGGCTTATTATCAGCATTGGCTGAATGCTGCTGGTCACCTTGAGTTGTAGAAGAAATCGGGGTAGGAGGCTGATAATAAGCTGGATACTGGTAATGTTGTGCAGCAAACATCTGACCATCAACTGTTGGGACTGGGGAACTAGCTGGAGAGTAGGCGCCATAAGGAGCATACCCATATCCATAAATATCTCCATATACTGCCTGTGAAATTCAAAGAACAATTAGCATAGTTAATTCTGATGTCCTTGGAAGTAACACAAATATGTAGGAACAACAAAATGAGATACAAGATGTTGACATTCTCAATACAAGATATTATTAGTGGCAAACAAACAGCACAAACAATACTTTTGAATAACAATTGGGAGGAAATTCTGCACAGACCATAATAAGAAGCAGAAAATCCCATCAAAGGAACAAACCATACTAAAAGAATGGCTGGATAGCATTCCACTCATTACATATATCAACACAGACTTGACATGATAGCTCCAGTAGACAATAATAGCAAAATTCCTGAACCTTTATGTACTAGGAATATGACTCATGGTGCAAATCCAGATAAGCAACAAGACATGAAAGCTAAAAGATAATACCCCCTCTGGGATAACTTACTGGGGTAACCTCCACTCCATCTTGATTTACATATCTAGTATATTCATCCCACTCGCTCATGGTTCCGTCGTAACCTGGAAGACCCAATTCTGTTAGCTTGAAAGTAAGTAGACTGAAAAGAAGCAGCAAGCTAAATTAACAGAGAACAGATCGCCGGTCCCTCACCTCCATAGTAATATGCTGGCAGATAGAACATGTTGGGATCCGTAAAATCTTGAACCACCGGCGTGATGGACCGGTCCTGCGGGATCGACACGCTGAGCGGCTGGCTGGCCACAGGCCCCTGCTGAGTCAACAGCAACACGAGACATATCAGAATCACATATCACCTGGAGCAAAGCCATGAACTTGCACAAATTGGAGAAGAATAAGGAATCTTTACTGTTCTATCCATACCTTGGTGGCACCGGCAAGCTCGGTTCCATCTGCCGCCGCCTTGGGCTGAGGCTGCGATTCCAGCGACATCTTCTGCAACAGATCTGTGGCTTCTTTGCGGATCAAAATCGTCGAATTAAGGAGTCACATGGTGTAAAAATAGATCCCAAACCTTGAAGACTAAATCTCACCAAGCAAACAGGAGCAATCCTACGCTACTTAATTAAAAAAATTGCTTCTTTTGGACCTGTGCAGTTCACAGCCAGCGTACGAATCCGGACTACAGTAAAAACGCATCGATCTGGATAAGTCAAGCAAGCGCGGCCGCAAGGACGGACAGGCGCACAGGGCAGAtggggccggccggccggccagccGCCGCCGCGGCACAGTCACCGCGAAGCGTGCCCGGCCGAATCGACAAGCCAACCACAAAACCTTGTCAGAAAGCAAAGGCAGCAAGTAAAGGATACGATCCGCggcaggggcgggggcgggggcgggggctggagcagcagccgcggcggcgggcgccggcgcggCGGCCGGGGCGGGGGTCGGCGCGACGACGGCCATGGGGCGGGCGAGATCCCAGCAGACGGGTGACCTGGAGGCGAGATCCGACGGAACCAACCGGAGCGCCGgggcctccttccctctcctctctctctacgGCGGATAGCTAGCTAGCAAGGCCCGAGCTTGGggtagagggagggagggaggcgggcGGTGGGgataggagggagggagggaggcgagcCGCCACCAGGGGAGACTAGCAGCTGCAGCAGCAGGCCAGGGGGGTAGTGGTGGTACTAGTGGTACAGTGGCGAGCTGCGAGGGGAAAAGAGGGGGGTTTAGGGTTAGGGGCCGGGGATGATATAGGtggcggggcgggggcgggggctggtgggagggagggaggaagcgCGGACGACCAcggctcacctcctcctcctccacgtcTCCTCCTTTTCCTCTATTTTATTTGTCCGCTACCAATTGCAACTTGGGACTTTTCTTTACTgtgttttttcctctctttttcagaaTTCCTCTTTTTTTAGTTGTTTTCTCTCTTTTATCTCTGGCTTATTTATGTGACGACGTGAGAGGGTGAATTGATGATTACTTGCTCTTCCTTTTTGATGCTTTTCTTAGCTTGGTGGGTTTAGAGGCGATTGCCCGTTGTAGGTTTTATTAGTCACCGTCGGTTAGCCCTTTCTATTGTATGTAATGAAGACCCGCTAGGCTTTCGATCATTATTTCATGGCTTAAAAAAGAATATGCCTAGTTTCTATTATTTTAGGAAGCCTAAtttctatcttctatcatattttATGGCTTAAGAAAGAATATGCCTAATTTCTATCTTCTATCTAAATTTACATGGTAATATATTATAACGATGTTGCCATCGCAGCTCTCAGAGCGAGCGTCGTTCTCGTGATGGTGCTAACTCACGATGCAGCTGTTCACGATAAACGACGATGCTCTGCTAATAACGCCATACGTGAAAAGCACGCCGGTGAAATAAAGAAGTAGCGTGTGGGTTGCCAGCTCACTAATACATCTGTCTGGGAGAAAGCATTACGGATAATGTCAAATATAGTGAGTGTTTTTATGAGCGATGCCAACTCATTGGTACATCGGTCTGGGAGAAAGTATTGTGAGTAATGTCAATTGTAGCAAGTGCTTTACAAGCGGTGCCAGCTCATTGATACATCTGTCTGGGAGAAAGCATTGCGACTCATGTCAAAATGTAGCAAGTGCTTTACGAGCAATGCCAACTCACTGATACATCTGTCTGGGAGAAAACATTGCAAATTATGTCAAAATGTAGCGGGTGCTTTGCCAGCTCGCTGATACATCTGTCTAGGAGAGCATTACGAATAATGTCAAAATGTAGCGAGTGCTTTACGAGCGGTGCCAACTCACTGATACCTTTGTCTGGGAGAAAGCATCAGAGTAATGTCAAATGTAGCGAGTGCTTTACGAGCGGTGCCAACTCACTAATATATCTATCTGAGAGAAAGCATTGCGAATAATGTCAAGATGTAGCGAGTGCTTTACGAGCGGTGCCAACTCACAGATACATCTGCCTGGGAGAAAGCATTATGAATAATGTCAAAATGTAGTGAGTGCTTTTACGAGCGGTGCCAGCTCACTGATACATCTGTCTGGGTGAAAAGCATTCAGAGTAATGTCAAATGTAGCGAGTGCTTTAAGAGCGGTGCCAGCTCACTGATACATCTGTCTGGCGAGTAATGTCAAATGTAACGAGTGCTTTACGAGCGGTGCCAGCTCACTGATACATCTGTTTAGGTGAAAAGCATTCGGAGTAATGTCAAATATAGCGAGTGCTTTACGAGTGGTGCCAGCTCACTGATACATCTGTCTAGGTGAAAAGCATTTGGAGTAATGTCAAATGCAGCGAGTGCTTTACGGGTGGTGCCAGCTCACTGATACATCTATGAGAGAAAGCATTACGAGTAATGTTAAATATAGCGAGTGATTTACGAGCGGTGCCAGCTCACTGATATATTTGTCTGGAAGGAAGCATTACAAGTAAGGTCAAATATAGCGAG
Proteins encoded:
- the LOC123098474 gene encoding YTH domain-containing protein ECT4 isoform X3, producing MAVVAPTPAPAAAPAPAAAAAAPAPAPAPAPAADQATDLLQKMSLESQPQPKAAADGTELAGATKQGPVASQPLSVSIPQDRSITPVVQDFTDPNMFYLPAYYYGGYDGTMSEWDEYTRYVNQDGVEVTPAVYGDIYGYGYAPYGAYSPASSPVPTVDGQMFAAQHYQYPAYYQPPTPISSTTQGDQQHSANADNKPAAKADAAKTTTNVVPNGTAQSNSGTAPLGSSYQNSSLTPDGTYRAPLIGGVPSTGYVDSTYGYDTTGAHYAWYDGSAYTNAQQRPTTANYTPSSAYNSNGSSARYQTKSPTPQQTGNRRPTTTTGSATPTYPNRMYSSTQSYNQYGNSVKTGLMYGNTGYGSTGYGSTGYGSSGYGGSGYGSNGYDSRLYGRWGVSMDSRYNRPRGRGNGYYGFGNESQDGTIELNRGPRSGRFKNQKAFGHTVTIAVKGQTLPSSENKNASDVPDKAQFNLEDFPVQYDDAKFFVIKSYSEDDIHKSIKYNVWASTTNGNKKLDAAYQEAQAKGSSCPIFLFFSVNTSGQFVGVAEMTGPVDFEKTLEYWQQDKWNGSFSVKWHIVKDVPNNILKHIVLENNEGKPVTNSRDTQDINLEQGIQMLKIFKEHVSKTSILEDFAFYENRQKLMQEKRIKQQQIQKQVWDSRAPNPVAGEKQQEVANGKPKVSVPNGVSGEKQQDAVNGKPKSPVANGVNGDAKVPAEKAAATAAPPAVTYAAKVAQTAAAEKKPAATEKKPVVANGAVKTGVAA
- the LOC123098474 gene encoding YTH domain-containing protein ECT4 isoform X1, encoding MAVVAPTPAPAAAPAPAAAAAAPAPAPAPAPAADQATDLLQKMSLESQPQPKAAADGTELAGATKQGPVASQPLSVSIPQDRSITPVVQDFTDPNMFYLPAYYYGELGLPGYDGTMSEWDEYTRYVNQDGVEVTPAVYGDIYGYGYAPYGAYSPASSPVPTVDGQMFAAQHYQYPAYYQPPTPISSTTQGDQQHSANADNKPAAKADAAKTTTNVVPNGTAQSNSGTAPLGSSYQNSSLTPDGTYRAPLIGGVPSTGYVDSTYGYDTTGAHYAWYDGSAYTNAQQRPTTANYTPSSAYNSNGSSARYQTKSPTPQQTGNRRPTTTTGSATPTYPNRMYSSTQSYNQYGNSVKTGLMYGNTGYGSTGYGSTGYGSSGYGGSGYGSNGYDSRLYGRWGVSMDSRYNRPRGRGNGYYGFGNESQDGTIELNRGPRSGRFKNQKAFGHTVTIAVKGQTLPSSENKNASDVPDKAQFNLEDFPVQYDDAKFFVIKSYSEDDIHKSIKYNVWASTTNGNKKLDAAYQEAQAKGSSCPIFLFFSVNTSGQFVGVAEMTGPVDFEKTLEYWQQDKWNGSFSVKWHIVKDVPNNILKHIVLENNEGKPVTNSRDTQDINLEQGIQMLKIFKEHVSKTSILEDFAFYENRQKLMQEKRIKQQQIQKQVWDSRAPNPVAGEKQQEVANGKPKVSVPNGVSGEKQQDAVNGKPKSPVANGVNGDAKVPAEKAAATAAPPAVTYAAKVAQTAAAEKKPAATEKKPVVANGAVKTGVAA
- the LOC123098474 gene encoding YTH domain-containing protein ECT4 isoform X2, with amino-acid sequence MAVVAPTPAPAAAPAPAAAAAAPAPAPAPAPAADQATDLLQKMSLESQPQPKAAADGTELAGATKGPVASQPLSVSIPQDRSITPVVQDFTDPNMFYLPAYYYGELGLPGYDGTMSEWDEYTRYVNQDGVEVTPAVYGDIYGYGYAPYGAYSPASSPVPTVDGQMFAAQHYQYPAYYQPPTPISSTTQGDQQHSANADNKPAAKADAAKTTTNVVPNGTAQSNSGTAPLGSSYQNSSLTPDGTYRAPLIGGVPSTGYVDSTYGYDTTGAHYAWYDGSAYTNAQQRPTTANYTPSSAYNSNGSSARYQTKSPTPQQTGNRRPTTTTGSATPTYPNRMYSSTQSYNQYGNSVKTGLMYGNTGYGSTGYGSTGYGSSGYGGSGYGSNGYDSRLYGRWGVSMDSRYNRPRGRGNGYYGFGNESQDGTIELNRGPRSGRFKNQKAFGHTVTIAVKGQTLPSSENKNASDVPDKAQFNLEDFPVQYDDAKFFVIKSYSEDDIHKSIKYNVWASTTNGNKKLDAAYQEAQAKGSSCPIFLFFSVNTSGQFVGVAEMTGPVDFEKTLEYWQQDKWNGSFSVKWHIVKDVPNNILKHIVLENNEGKPVTNSRDTQDINLEQGIQMLKIFKEHVSKTSILEDFAFYENRQKLMQEKRIKQQQIQKQVWDSRAPNPVAGEKQQEVANGKPKVSVPNGVSGEKQQDAVNGKPKSPVANGVNGDAKVPAEKAAATAAPPAVTYAAKVAQTAAAEKKPAATEKKPVVANGAVKTGVAA
- the LOC123098474 gene encoding YTH domain-containing protein ECT4 isoform X4 — its product is MAVVAPTPAPAAAPAPAAAAAAPAPAPAPAPAADQATDLLQKMSLESQPQPKAAADGTELAGATKGPVASQPLSVSIPQDRSITPVVQDFTDPNMFYLPAYYYGGYDGTMSEWDEYTRYVNQDGVEVTPAVYGDIYGYGYAPYGAYSPASSPVPTVDGQMFAAQHYQYPAYYQPPTPISSTTQGDQQHSANADNKPAAKADAAKTTTNVVPNGTAQSNSGTAPLGSSYQNSSLTPDGTYRAPLIGGVPSTGYVDSTYGYDTTGAHYAWYDGSAYTNAQQRPTTANYTPSSAYNSNGSSARYQTKSPTPQQTGNRRPTTTTGSATPTYPNRMYSSTQSYNQYGNSVKTGLMYGNTGYGSTGYGSTGYGSSGYGGSGYGSNGYDSRLYGRWGVSMDSRYNRPRGRGNGYYGFGNESQDGTIELNRGPRSGRFKNQKAFGHTVTIAVKGQTLPSSENKNASDVPDKAQFNLEDFPVQYDDAKFFVIKSYSEDDIHKSIKYNVWASTTNGNKKLDAAYQEAQAKGSSCPIFLFFSVNTSGQFVGVAEMTGPVDFEKTLEYWQQDKWNGSFSVKWHIVKDVPNNILKHIVLENNEGKPVTNSRDTQDINLEQGIQMLKIFKEHVSKTSILEDFAFYENRQKLMQEKRIKQQQIQKQVWDSRAPNPVAGEKQQEVANGKPKVSVPNGVSGEKQQDAVNGKPKSPVANGVNGDAKVPAEKAAATAAPPAVTYAAKVAQTAAAEKKPAATEKKPVVANGAVKTGVAA